The following nucleotide sequence is from Streptomyces sp. HUAS CB01.
GCCGTACTGTTCGGATCCGCCACCCGCTTCGGCAACATCTCCTCGCAGCTCAAGCAGTTCATCGACACCCTCGGAGGGCTGTGGGCGCAGGGGAAGCTGGCCGACAAGGTCTACAGCGGCTTCACCTCGTCCGCGACCCCGCACGCCGGTCAGGAGACGACGCTGCAGGCGCTCTACACGAGCGTGCACCACTTCGGTGGCATCGTGGTCGCCCCCGGCTTCACCGACCCGGTCAAGTTCGCGGACGGAAACCCCTACGGCACCTCGCACGTCGACGGACAGGGCACCAACCCCGTGGACGACACCACCCGAGCCGCCGCCCGCCACCAGGCCGAGCGCGTGGTGAACACGGCCGCGCGGCTCAAGGCGGCCTGACACCCCCACCCTGGGCCGTCGGCATGGGCCGGCGCCACCGCAAACGGTGGCGCCGGCCGTCGCGTTCACGGCACCGCACCCGCAGCGACACCGCACCGGCAGCGACTCCGCACCGGCCGGGCGCGGCGCGCTTCGGCGTGGCGAGCGCCAGGTGGAAGCGGCCGACGGGGTCCTTGCGCGACCGGGTTGTCTGCCGCCCGCCCGACCGGGATCAGCCCGGCAGCGTGCGGCAGGATGAGACGATGGCGACGAATCAGACGTGGGCACGGGTGCACAGGGACCTCCTGGCGGCGAAGTCCTGCGTGTACGACCCGGTCGGCTTCGACTGCGCGCAGTTGGAGCCCGAACCGGAGAGCGCCGAGTACGCGGCCCACGCGTTCACGCTCGATGGGCGCTCGGTCAGATTCCGGGTGGGCAAGACCACCCCGACGAAGGTCGGCCAGTTCGTCACCCTGTGGCAGCGGTCCGAGGAAGGGCCGATCCGGCCCTTCGATGTCGATGACGGCGTCGACCTCGTGGTGGTCAGCAGCCGTGACAGCGGCCGTTTCGGGCAGTTCGTCTTCCCGGGCCCGGTGCTGTGCGAGCGCGGGATCGTGTCCGGGGCCCGATCCGCCGGGAAGCGAGGATTCCGCGTCTACCCGCCGTGGGTCGCCACGACCGGTCGTCAGGCACGCACCACCCAATCGTGGCAGGTGGACTACTTCCTGGACATCGATGAGGAAGGCCGCGTCGATCTGGCGCGCGCCACCGCCCTCTACCACCCGGGGAGTTCGGAACCGCCACCGCGGTGAATCAGGGGCGCCCGGACGCGTCCACGTCCACGCGTCGGCCACGTCGGAGAGACGAATCCGCAATCACCTGCGGGCCCGGTGCCCCTGGGACGCGTTGTCGGTGGGGCGTCGCAGGGTGCCGACCGGTATTCCCTGGCTCTGGAGGACCTGTGCCCCGGCTCGCCCGCCTTGTCGCCTCACTCGCCGCCCCACGCGCATACTCGGGCGCCGACGGCGCCCCGTACCTGGAGTCCTGGCCCACCACACGGCTCCTTGTCCAACGCAGCGACACGGACGTCATGGTGGAGGACCTCGGACTCGTTGAGGCGCCCCTGTCGACGCCTGCGCGGTTCCGCTTTCCGGCGCCCTGGCCCCGCGGGTTCGGTCGATGCGCGGTGTCGCCCCACGGCGACCTCGCGGTCTTCACCGGAGTGCACGCCGTGCTGGCTGTGGACCGTTCGGGGATCGTCCAGTGGGAACTACGGCACCGCTGCTGGGCGGGCTGCGACGGGCACGCCGCTTTCGAGGAGTACGAGAACGACCACTGCCACCGGTACGCGAACAGCGGCTCGGCCGGCGTCTCCGCGGACGGTGCGCTCGTGTGGGTCCATGTCCGTGGCCCTCTGGCCCGGGACCACTCCGGCAACGGGGACGGGTCGGAGGAGTGGTTGGTCGTCAACGCCGCGGACGGCACAGTCCTCGCAGGTGCCGATACAGGAACGGCAGCGGGAGGGTCAGTGCATGTTCCGCACCCCCTCACCGCACCAGATGGGCCTGACCATCGGCGAAGGCCAGGACGGCGCCCCGTTGAGGTGGGGACGTTGGGACGGCCGCACTCTCGTCGTCGACCGCTTCGACGACGAGGACCGTGTCCTGGTGGCGGTCAGCCCGTCCGGCAACCGCCTGCTCACCGTGACCCACGACCAGGACACGCTGGCCGTTCATCGCGTCACCGATTACTCGGTGGAGGTGGAGCTGGGTGCGACCGTTCTTCCCCCGCACCCCGGAGCAGAGCCTGAGGACGACGGGGCCGAGGTCTTCTTCGACTGCGAGGGGGGCTTCATCGACGAGGCCACCGCCCTCGTCGGAACCGTCGAGAGCGACGAGGAATTCGGCCCGGGCCGGCACTGGCTCGTCGACACCACCCGCCTGCGGCTACAGGGTGAAGTCGTCTGTCCCCGCGATGTCTCCGGCATGCCAAGTGCCCTCGGAGACGGCACCTGGTACACCGTCTCCGCGACCGAGAATGCCCTTCATGTCTGGGCTCTGTAAGGGCTTGCGCCTCCCCGTGGCGGACGCGCGCACCCCCTGAGCACGTCTCCGAAACACCTGGCTGGGTACGCTCTCGCCAGGAGGGAGGGTCATGGAGTCACTGGGGATCCTGTTCGTGGCCGCAGCCTGGGGTGTTCCGTTGGCTTGTCTGCTGGGTGGGGCAGTCGCCGTCGTCGGCATCGCACGCCGGCATCGCCGGGTCATCACCGCACTGAAGAAGACCGGGGACGAGTGATGCGGACCGGCCGGTGATCTCCACCCGTATCCGCAACATGCCCGCCGAGCCGGGCGCTCGCTCTGACCGTCCGGGACCGACTGCGCTCCGCCGCCCCGGACGCCGTGGGTTCGGCCCGGCTGGCGCGTGCCTTCAGCAGCAGCGCCGCCGCGCCCCTGACTGATGCTCCTATTGATCGTCAAGGGTCGGGATGCGCTCGCAGGAGCGAGGTACCTTCACCCCATGTTACTTACTCCCGACGGCGAGGTCCGCAGCCGCGATGAGCTGGTCGCCTTCGTCCGAGTGGCTTTATCGAGCAGTAGTGACGTCGCTTGTCGATGAGTTTGGGAGGTGCCCATTTCCACGGATGGGTGATGTCGACGAGTTCGGGAGGCACCAGGGTTCTTGCCAGGGCAGCATCGAGGTGCTCCTGGTGAAAGGTGCTGGTCATGCCGCAGATGTCGAAGGTCGAGCTGTACGCGGCGATCCGGCGTGACCATCGCGACGGCATGTCGATGCGGGAACATGAACGCACGCACGGCGTGACGTGGCGGACGGTTCGGAAAGCGTTGGACTCGGCTTGGCCGGGGCCGTGCAAGAAGCTGCCGACTATCCCGTAGGAGACGTCGGCGCCGTGTTCTTCGACCAGCCGGTGGAAGATCCGCGTGATGGTGTGCCGTCGATGCGGAACGGTCGTCGTCTACGAAGGTCTCAACGACGTTGGTGCAGAGGCGATCGGCATCGCTCCCCGGCGTCGAGTTGCTCACGCACTGACCGGCCGCGGTTCTGGGTCTTTCCCCTGCACGCACTCTTCCGTGCGTACAAGCCCCAGCTCGCTATTACGAAGGTAGCCCCGGGGGCCTGAACGACTTGCGGTAGTCGGTGGGGGAGACCCCCACCGTCCGGGTGAAGTGGTGGCGCAGGTTCGCCGCTGTGCCCAGGC
It contains:
- a CDS encoding MepB family protein — translated: MATNQTWARVHRDLLAAKSCVYDPVGFDCAQLEPEPESAEYAAHAFTLDGRSVRFRVGKTTPTKVGQFVTLWQRSEEGPIRPFDVDDGVDLVVVSSRDSGRFGQFVFPGPVLCERGIVSGARSAGKRGFRVYPPWVATTGRQARTTQSWQVDYFLDIDEEGRVDLARATALYHPGSSEPPPR
- the wrbA gene encoding NAD(P)H:quinone oxidoreductase — encoded protein: MATPVKLSIVYYSSTGTIAEIAEELRDAAVKAGAEVRLLKAAELAPRAAVEANPAWAANAAATADVPEATPEDIEWADAVLFGSATRFGNISSQLKQFIDTLGGLWAQGKLADKVYSGFTSSATPHAGQETTLQALYTSVHHFGGIVVAPGFTDPVKFADGNPYGTSHVDGQGTNPVDDTTRAAARHQAERVVNTAARLKAA